A genomic region of Colletotrichum destructivum chromosome 1, complete sequence contains the following coding sequences:
- a CDS encoding Putative PLC-like phosphodiesterase, TIM beta/alpha-barrel domain superfamily: MVFSLRKAFAAVLASTAAVYALPSDSTAAAVDSTTVSAESSNTTACNNSPSLCSRKYNNITHMGAHDSAFLRDASTQNSIAGNQYHNATVALNSGLRLLQAQVHLVNGTSGNVLQLCHTTCSLLDAGTLENWLSAVKDWMDKHTNEVVTILLVNSDNQAASAFGKVFESSGIAKYGYKPSSSSATSNWPTLQTMIDADTRLVTFVASITADANYPYLLPEFSYVFETDYEVTSAAGFNCTVDRPSTYSSATAAVSANMLPLMNHFQYQILAADILIPDVSDIETTNSASTTTAGALGLHARTCKAEWGVKPVFVLVDFFDKGPAIDTADSLNGLSESDISGRSSSNSATARSSSAKSAGRSPGMETGALVAFLAAALFLF, encoded by the coding sequence atgGTCTTCTCACTCCGCAAAGCTTTCGCGGCCGTCCTCGCTTCGACGGCAGCAGTCTATGCCCTCCCATCGGACTCAACAGCAGCGGCCGTCGACTCGACAACCGTCTCCGCCGAGTCCTCCAACACGACGGCCTGTAACAACTCGCCCTCGCTCTGCAGCCGCAAGTacaacaacatcacccaCATGGGCGCCCACGACAGCGCCTTCCTCCGCGACGCCAGCACCCAGAACTCTATCGCCGGCAACCAGTACCATAAcgccaccgtcgccctcAACTCGGGCCTGCGCCTGCTCCAGGCCCAGGTCCACCTCGTTAACGGTACCTCGGGCAACGTCCTGCAGCTCTGCCACACCACCTGCAgcctgctcgacgccggcacccTTGAGAACTggctctcggccgtcaaAGACTGGATGGACAAGCACACCAACGAAGTCGTcaccatcctcctcgtcaactcGGACAACCAagcggcctcggcctttgGCAAGGTCTTTGAGTCGTCCGGCATCGCAAAGTACGGCTACAagccctcgtcatcctcggccaCTTCGAACTGGCCCACCCTGCAGACCATgatcgacgccgacaccCGCCTCGTCACCTTTGTCGCCTCCATCACCGCCGATGCTAACTATCCCTACCTTCTGCCCGAGTTCTCGTACGTCTTCGAGACCGACTACGAGGTCACCTCGGCTGCCGGCTTCAACTGCACCGTCGACCGCCCCTCGACCTACtcgtccgccaccgccgccgtctcggccaaCATGTTGCCCCTGATGAACCACTTCCAGTACCagatcctcgccgccgacatcctcATCCCGGATGTCAGCGATATCGAGACCACCAACTCggccagcaccaccaccgccggtgCCCTCGGCCTGCACGCCCGGACCTGCAAGGCGGAGTGGGGCGTCAAgcccgtcttcgtcctcgtcgacttcttcgacaaggGCCCGGCCATCGACACCGCCGACTCGCTCAACGGCCTCTCGGAGTCCGACATCTCgggccgcagcagcagcaacagcgcGACGGCCCGCTCGAGCAGTGCCAAATCCGCCGGCAGGTCCCCCGGCATGGAGAcgggcgccctcgtcgccttcctcgCGGCCGCCCTCTTCTTGTTCTAA
- a CDS encoding Putative PAT complex subunit CCDC47 protein, with protein MAANFINGLFGGSKSSSASAVPSGDADFADFAGAPDPSPTPSAFTAAPGGATLGGGAPQATAVPYTKWYNVHERHSLSEFKLEGAILAISAVIFLLHIIGARLNRKKATAWAVAHAPTLKSEFASVGFSPRSTTDTDPKDAGGVLREKSLFEFASYATGRQNVAFVDVKLTLTKRFNPALRIVETVSSFFMDTIEAPHDSVEATIYPFDGKENLTVPSIPGTHELRSKDNKSTYDNFVWAIVSKDRMKQVRDDRYDVSITFTKDHAKLPNWVTVMSESAEITEQLLTPELIKAVESAGDAFDYLIVTDQPIDRPTTLEETTPRKRIYLRYRIPSSNNYDALLPIFEYFVRAPDALVSGAHFRPEVLRKVRSVREETIAQLKKAADAEKAEERALEREKQKKAKRDAELSALDAKAQKKYLERERERDLKKSMKKQTMRG; from the exons ATGGCCGCCAACTTTATCAACGGTCTCTTTGGAGGCTCCAAATCGTCCTCTGCATCCGCAGTTCCTAGCGGAGACGCCG ATTTCGCAGACTTCGCCGGTGCTCCTGATCCGTCGCCTACGCCTAGCGCTTTCACTGCTGCCCCCGGCGGCGCGactcttggcggcggcgcgcccCAGGCCACGGCCGTTCCCTACACGAAGTGGTACAACGTCCACGAGCGTCACTCGCTCAGCGAGTTCAAGCTCGAGGGTGCCATTCTCGCCATTAGCGCTGTCATCTTCCTTCTGCACATCATCGGCGCGCGTCTCAATCGCAAGAAGGCCACGGCCTGGGCCGTTGCTCACGCGCCGACGCTCAAGTCCGAGTTCGCCTCGGTCGGCTTCTCCCCGCGTTCGACCACCGACACCGACCCCaaggatgccggcggcgtgctgCGCGAGAAATCGCTCTTCGAGTTCGCCAGCTACGCCACCGGTCGCCAGAATGTTGCGTTCGTCGACGTCAAGCTGACGCTTACCAAGCGCTTCAACCCGGCCTTGAGAATCGTCGAGACCGTCTCCAGCTTCTTCATGGACACCATCGAGGCCCCCCACGACTCCGTCGAGGCTACCATCTACCCCTTTGACGGCAAGGAAAACCTCACTGTTCCCTCCATCCCCGGTACCCACGAGCTGCGCAGCAAGGATAACAAGAGCACCTACGATAACTTTGTCTGGGCCATCGTCTCCAAGGACCGCATGAAGCAGGTTCGCGACGACCGTTACGACGTCTCCATCACCTTCACCAAGGACCACGCCAAGCTCCCCAACTGGGTCACTGTCATGAGCGAGAGTGCCGAGATCACGGAGCAGCTGTTGACGCCCGAGctcatcaaggccgtcgagtcTGCCGGCGATGCCTTTGACTACCTCATTGTTACCGACCAGCCCATTGACCGCCCCACTAC CCTGGAGGAGACCACCCCTCGCAAGCGCATCTACCTTCGCTACCGCATCCCCTCCAGCAACAACTACGACGCCCTGCTGCCCATCTTTGAGTACTTCGTCCGCGCGCCTGACGCTCTCGTTTCCGGCGCCCACTTCCGCCCCGAGGTCCTGCGCAAGGTGCGCAGCGTGCGCGAGGAGACCATTGCCCAGCtcaagaaggcggccgacgccgagaaggccgaggagcgTGCGCTCGAGCGtgagaagcagaagaaggctAAGCGCGACGCCGAGTTGAGCGCTCTCGACGCTAAGGCGCAGAAGAAGTACCTCGAGAGGGAGCGCGAGCGCGACCTGAAGAAGAGCATGAAGAAGCAGACCATGCGCGGTTAG
- a CDS encoding Putative thiamine-binding protein, translated as MSTEDYSKIPTPETAYCDFCLIPVGTGSVSVANEVAQVQRLLKASGLKYTMHSAGTTVEGSWDDVFRVIGQAHSLVHQSGVVRIQSSMRVGSRTDKKQTAEDKVKRVEGILASDK; from the exons ATGTCGACCGAGGACTACTCCAAGATCCCTACGCCCGAGACGGCGTACTGCGACTTCTGCCTGATCCCCGTCGGGACGGGCAGCGTCTccgtcgccaacgaggtCGCCCAGGTTCAGCGCCTGCTGAAGGCGAGCGGGCTCAAGTACACGATGCACTCGGCCGGTACGACCGTCG AGGGAAGCTGGGATGACGTCTTCCGCGTCATCGGCCAGGCGCACTCCCTGGTCCACCAGAGCGGCGTCGTCAGGATCCAGTCGTCGATGCGCGTCGGTTCGAG GACGGACAAGAAGCAGACGGCCGAAGACAAGGTGAAGCGGGTCGAGGGCATTCTGGCGTCGGACAAGTGA
- a CDS encoding Putative serine/threonine-protein kinase haspin — translation MARTTAARTYGKASTKAKARRLFAEVPPSPPRKSDAAISVASDDDSVIKITEKLHGFEIQDEVYSSEDELSRDFNSIVVALPPQPAKTESPKRELKKTPRASRSAATPKVKKTLSTPASKVEALETEVAEPVSSPHPGYRVLTWEEVCPPGDTIEKIAEASYAEVYRVRNERGTSIIKCIRLESPIKAQTKAQERSGLVDEEPHSEDDMRGELRISEWLADIPGFVIYKERYLVKGKAPKCLLETHQSFHRKMKRKDPDRLQFYPSPSRYLADTTFLVVELGDAGTALEDFELENSSQLWDIFFHVAIALARAEEMACFEHRDLHEGNLCIRKTKEPMTRDPKKAGPYFGYSGLDITILDYGLSRAEDLEVEESDPIALDLEKDLSIFTSTHAPQCKVYRQMRSLLLRGERGHLPPSAHKVPYAKGIGGEPLSWDVYVPYTNVLWLAYLYQYMVKGFKGEKKDVAEFKKVTKEMWKYLDPDAKAGTPAFGSSAEVVRFAFEAGWLDESHLMDVGGEEREDSIILSREETEELARRRSPRKLR, via the exons ATGGCTCGAACCACAGCTGCCCGCACGTATGGCAAGGCCTCGACGAAAGCGAAGGCAAGACGACTCTTTGCTGAGGTCCCTCCTAGTCCGCCACGAAAATCCGATGCGGCGATTTCAGTAGCCAGTGATGATGATTCGGTCATCAAAATCACGGAAAAGCTGCACGGATTTGAGATCCAAGACGAGGTTTACTCCTCTGAGGACGAACTTTCCAGGGACTTCAACTCCATTGTTGTTGCGCTTCCACCACAACCAGCAAAGACGGAATCTCCCAAGCGGGAACTAAAGAAGACCCCAAGAGCGAGCAGGTCTGCGGCAACGCCAAAAGTCAAGAAGACACTTTCAACCCCAGCATCCAAGGTTGAAGCACTTGAgaccgaggtcgccgagccCGTCTCGTCGCCTCACCCCGGCTACCGTGTTCTCACTTGGGAAGAGGTCTGTCCACCGGGAGACACAATTGAGAAGATAGCCGAGGCCTCCTACGCCGAGGTTTATCGAGTCCGTAACGAACGCGGCACGAGCATCATCAAGTGCATCCGCCTCGAGTCACCAATCAAGGCGCAGACCAAGGCGCAGGAGCGTTCAGGTCTGGTCGATGAAGAGCCGCATTCCGAAGACGATATGCGTGGTGAGCTGCGCATATCCGAGTGGCTCGCTGACATTCCCGGCTTCGTCATCTACAAGGAGCGCTACCTTGTGAAGGGCAAAGCGCCCAAGTGTCTCCTGGAGACGCACCAGAGCTTCCATCGGAAGATGAAGCGCAAGGATCCGGACAGGCTGCAGTTTTATCCCAGTCCGAGTCGCTATCTGGCCGACACGACGTTCTTGGTGGTGGAATTGGGTGATGCGGGGACTGCCTTGGAAGACTTTGAACTGGAGAATTCGAGTCAGTTGTGGGACATCTTCTTCCATGTTGCCATTGCTCTGGCTAGGGCGGAAGAGATGGCCTGCTTCGAG CATCGCGATCTCCATGAGGGCAATCTCTGCATACGCAAGACAAAAGAACCCATGACGCGCGACCCTAAGAAGGCAGGACCCTACTTCGGCTACTCCGGTCTCGATATTACGATTCTGGACTACGGCCTCTCTCGAGCTGAAGACCTGGAGGTCGAAGAGTCAGATCCTATTgcgctcgacctcgagaaggaTCTCAGCATCTTCACCAGCACCCACGCACCGCAGTGCAAAGTCTACCGCCAAATGCGGTCCCTTTTGCTGCGTGGCGAACGTGGTCATCTGCCACCGTCGGCTCATAAAGTCCCCTATGCCAAGGGTATTGGCGGCGAGCCTCTTTCGTGGGACGTGTACGTGCCGTACACCAACGTTTTGTGGCTCGCATACCTTTATCAGTATATGGTCAAGGGATTCaagggcgagaagaaggatgtCGCGGAATTCAAGAAAGTCACCAAGGAGATGTGGAAGTATCTGGACCCGGATGCCAAGGCCGGGACGCCAGCGTTTGGTAGTTCGGCCGAGGTTGTCAGGTTCGCGTTTGAAGCCGGGTGGCTTGATGAGTCGCACTTGAtggatgtcggcggcgaagaaagGGAAGACAGCATCATCCTCTCGCGGGAAGAGACGGAGGAGCTGGCACGGCGCAGATCGCCAAGGAAGTTGCGATGA